A single window of Malus sylvestris chromosome 5, drMalSylv7.2, whole genome shotgun sequence DNA harbors:
- the LOC126623354 gene encoding beta-glucosidase 12-like isoform X1, with protein sequence MAMKYSRSLLFGVLLLIGFALTNSKAANTDPPVHCEFLNRNSFEPGFIFGTGSASYQYEGAVKEDGRGPSIWDTYTHKHPEKITDGSNGDVAIDQYHRYKEDVGIMKDMELDAYRFSISWSRLLPNGTLSGGVNIKGIDYYNNLIDELLRNGLKPFVTLFHGDVPQALEDEYGGFLSPRIVEHFKDYAELCYKEFGDRVKHWFTENEPYTFSYMGYAVGTQVPGRCSSWQNLNCTGGDSASEPYLVAHHLLLAHGAAVELYKNRYQATQKGLIGITLVSDWFEPASDSKQDKDAALRSLDFMFGWFLDPLTSGDYPHTMRSIVGKRLPKFTKEQSKLLNGSFDFLGINYYTARYTSSAPKNNSLPASYVTDSRADLTTELNGVLIGPQAASDWLYVYPKGIHDLVLYTKEKYNDPLIYITENGVSELNNPELSLEEALHDTSRIDYYYRHLCYLQAAIKNGAKVKGYFAWTLLDNFEWTSGYTVRFGLNYVDYKDGLKRYPKLSAHWFKNLLKKNKFEESYSSL encoded by the exons ATGGCAATGAAATATTCAAGATCTTTGCTCTTTGGTGTGCTGCTACTCATTGGCTTTGCATTGACAAATAGCAAAGCTGCTAATACGGATCCACCTGTTCATTGTGAATTTCTCAATCGCAACAGTTTTGAACCAGGGTTCATATTTGGCACAGGTTCTGCATCTTACcag TATGAAGGTGCAGTAAAAGAAGATGGAAGAGGACCAAGCATATGGGATACCTACACCCACAAACATCCAG AAAAAATCACCGATGGCAGTAACGGAGACGTTGCTATTGATCAATATCACCGCTATAAG GAAGATGTGGGGATTATGAAGGATATGGAGTTGGATGCTTACCGATTCTCTATTTCATGGTCCAGATTATTACCAA ATGGAACGTTAAGTGGTGGCGTTAACATAAAAGGAATTGATTATTACAACAATCTCATCGATGAACTCCTACGCAATG GATTAAAGCCATTTGTGACACTCTTTCATGGGGATGTTCCCCAAGCTTTAGAAGATGAATATGGTGGTTTCTTAAGCCCTCGTATTGT CGAACATTTTAAAGACTATGCGGAACTTTGTTATAAGGAATTTGGTGATCGAGTCAAGCACTGGTTCACGGAAAATGAGCCATATACTTTTAGTTACATGGGTTATGCTGTTGGTACTCAAGTACCGGGACGTTGCTCTTCTTGGCAAAACCTAAACTGCACCGGTGGAGATTCAGCCAGTGAACCATACTTGGTGGCAcaccaccttcttcttgctcatGGAGCAGCTGTAGAATTGTACAAGAATAGATATCAG GCAACTCAAAAAGGCTTGATAGGGATAACATTGGTGTCAGACTGGTTTGAGCCTGCTTCAGATTCAAAGCAAGATAAAGATGCTGCCTTACGATCTTTGGATTTTATGTTTGGATG gtttttggACCCATTAACAAGTGGTGACTATCCACACACCATGCGATCAATTGTTGGGAAAAGATTGCCCAAATTCACAAAAGAACAATCCAAGTTGCTAAACGgatcatttgattttcttggaATAAATTATTATACTGCTAGATACACAAGTAGTGCACCCAAGAACAATTCACTACCGGCAAGCTACGTAACAGATTCTCGTGCTGATCTTACAA CTGAGCTTAATGGAGTACTCATTGGTCCACAG GCTGCTTCGGATTGGTTATATGTATATCCAAAAGGAATTCACGATCTTGTGCTTTACACAAAGGAAAAATATAATGATCCACTCATTTATATTACTGAGAATG GTGTATCAGAGTTGAATAATCCAGAACTATCACTTGAAGAGGCCCTTCATGATACCAGTAGAATTGACTACTACTATCGTCACCTGTGTTACCTTCAAGCGGCGATCAA aaATGGCGCGAAAGTGAAGGGATACTTTGCATGGACATTGTTAGACAACTTTGAATGGACTTCTGGATACACTGTCCGATTTGGTTTAAACTACGTGGATTATAAAGATGGGCTGAAAAGATACCCAAAACTCTCAGCACACTGGTTCAAAAATTTGCTTAAGAAGAATAAATTCGAAGAAAGCTATAGTTCATTATAA
- the LOC126623357 gene encoding uncharacterized protein LOC126623357 isoform X2 has product MVFLFYMKFMKRGLWLKLDASLYRKKSLMIVMSNSQICFVLICLLQGLDVLNMHMCYNLHSCATLGSLSRLVQLLLIMIIMDENGKKARVCETGAFSSRLTTGEVNALKEEVTILKGQLAAEGEQMSIIVWASQMFRLQIPMPALDLAPPSTSQFLCPTDTK; this is encoded by the exons atggtttttcttttttatatgaaGTTTATGAAAAGAGGATTGTGGCTGAAGCTGGATGCTTCACTGTATCGTAAGAAGAGTCTGATGATAGTCATGTCAAATAGTCAAATATGTTTTGTATTGATCTGTCTTCTGCAGGGATTGGATGTCTTAAATATGCATATGTGTTATAATCTCCATTCATGTGCTACCCTTGGATCTCTTTCCAGATTG GTTCAATTGTTGCTGATCATGATTATCATGGATGAGAATGGGAAGAAG GCGCGGGTTTGTGAGACGGGTGCCTTCTCTTCCAGATTGACCACAGGAGAGGTCAATGCCTTGAAGGAGGAAGTGACAATCCTAAAAGGTCAACTTGCGGCTGAGGGCGAGCAGATGAGTATTATTGTATGGGCCTCACAGATGTTCCGTCTCCAAATCCCGATGCCAGCACTTGATCTTGCTCCACCTTCGACCTCCCAGTTCCTTTGCCCAACCGATACCAAGTAG
- the LOC126623357 gene encoding uncharacterized protein LOC126623357 isoform X3, whose product MHMCYNLHSCATLGSLSRLVQLLLIMIIMDENGKKARVCETGAFSSRLTTGEVNALKEEVTILKGQLAAEGEQMSIIVWASQMFRLQIPMPALDLAPPSTSQFLCPTDTK is encoded by the exons ATGCATATGTGTTATAATCTCCATTCATGTGCTACCCTTGGATCTCTTTCCAGATTG GTTCAATTGTTGCTGATCATGATTATCATGGATGAGAATGGGAAGAAG GCGCGGGTTTGTGAGACGGGTGCCTTCTCTTCCAGATTGACCACAGGAGAGGTCAATGCCTTGAAGGAGGAAGTGACAATCCTAAAAGGTCAACTTGCGGCTGAGGGCGAGCAGATGAGTATTATTGTATGGGCCTCACAGATGTTCCGTCTCCAAATCCCGATGCCAGCACTTGATCTTGCTCCACCTTCGACCTCCCAGTTCCTTTGCCCAACCGATACCAAGTAG
- the LOC126623354 gene encoding beta-glucosidase 12-like isoform X2, with amino-acid sequence MEEDQAYGIPTPTNIQEDVGIMKDMELDAYRFSISWSRLLPNGTLSGGVNIKGIDYYNNLIDELLRNGLKPFVTLFHGDVPQALEDEYGGFLSPRIVEHFKDYAELCYKEFGDRVKHWFTENEPYTFSYMGYAVGTQVPGRCSSWQNLNCTGGDSASEPYLVAHHLLLAHGAAVELYKNRYQATQKGLIGITLVSDWFEPASDSKQDKDAALRSLDFMFGWFLDPLTSGDYPHTMRSIVGKRLPKFTKEQSKLLNGSFDFLGINYYTARYTSSAPKNNSLPASYVTDSRADLTTELNGVLIGPQAASDWLYVYPKGIHDLVLYTKEKYNDPLIYITENGVSELNNPELSLEEALHDTSRIDYYYRHLCYLQAAIKNGAKVKGYFAWTLLDNFEWTSGYTVRFGLNYVDYKDGLKRYPKLSAHWFKNLLKKNKFEESYSSL; translated from the exons ATGGAAGAGGACCAAGCATATGGGATACCTACACCCACAAACATCCAG GAAGATGTGGGGATTATGAAGGATATGGAGTTGGATGCTTACCGATTCTCTATTTCATGGTCCAGATTATTACCAA ATGGAACGTTAAGTGGTGGCGTTAACATAAAAGGAATTGATTATTACAACAATCTCATCGATGAACTCCTACGCAATG GATTAAAGCCATTTGTGACACTCTTTCATGGGGATGTTCCCCAAGCTTTAGAAGATGAATATGGTGGTTTCTTAAGCCCTCGTATTGT CGAACATTTTAAAGACTATGCGGAACTTTGTTATAAGGAATTTGGTGATCGAGTCAAGCACTGGTTCACGGAAAATGAGCCATATACTTTTAGTTACATGGGTTATGCTGTTGGTACTCAAGTACCGGGACGTTGCTCTTCTTGGCAAAACCTAAACTGCACCGGTGGAGATTCAGCCAGTGAACCATACTTGGTGGCAcaccaccttcttcttgctcatGGAGCAGCTGTAGAATTGTACAAGAATAGATATCAG GCAACTCAAAAAGGCTTGATAGGGATAACATTGGTGTCAGACTGGTTTGAGCCTGCTTCAGATTCAAAGCAAGATAAAGATGCTGCCTTACGATCTTTGGATTTTATGTTTGGATG gtttttggACCCATTAACAAGTGGTGACTATCCACACACCATGCGATCAATTGTTGGGAAAAGATTGCCCAAATTCACAAAAGAACAATCCAAGTTGCTAAACGgatcatttgattttcttggaATAAATTATTATACTGCTAGATACACAAGTAGTGCACCCAAGAACAATTCACTACCGGCAAGCTACGTAACAGATTCTCGTGCTGATCTTACAA CTGAGCTTAATGGAGTACTCATTGGTCCACAG GCTGCTTCGGATTGGTTATATGTATATCCAAAAGGAATTCACGATCTTGTGCTTTACACAAAGGAAAAATATAATGATCCACTCATTTATATTACTGAGAATG GTGTATCAGAGTTGAATAATCCAGAACTATCACTTGAAGAGGCCCTTCATGATACCAGTAGAATTGACTACTACTATCGTCACCTGTGTTACCTTCAAGCGGCGATCAA aaATGGCGCGAAAGTGAAGGGATACTTTGCATGGACATTGTTAGACAACTTTGAATGGACTTCTGGATACACTGTCCGATTTGGTTTAAACTACGTGGATTATAAAGATGGGCTGAAAAGATACCCAAAACTCTCAGCACACTGGTTCAAAAATTTGCTTAAGAAGAATAAATTCGAAGAAAGCTATAGTTCATTATAA
- the LOC126623357 gene encoding uncharacterized protein LOC126623357 isoform X1 encodes MKETNPFAHLGLSLPSCSSRSSLTPSQFQSSYFRTRGQLISNGSFPKFYHMVFLFYMKFMKRGLWLKLDASLYRKKSLMIVMSNSQICFVLICLLQGLDVLNMHMCYNLHSCATLGSLSRLVQLLLIMIIMDENGKKARVCETGAFSSRLTTGEVNALKEEVTILKGQLAAEGEQMSIIVWASQMFRLQIPMPALDLAPPSTSQFLCPTDTK; translated from the exons ATGAAGGAAACGAATCCTTTCGCTCATCTtggtctctctcttccctcttgcTCATCTCGTTCCTCTCTCACTCCGTCTCAATTCCAAAG CTCATATTTCAGAACAAGAGGGCAGCTCATATCAAATGGCTCATTTCCTAAGTTTTATCAcatggtttttcttttttatatgaaGTTTATGAAAAGAGGATTGTGGCTGAAGCTGGATGCTTCACTGTATCGTAAGAAGAGTCTGATGATAGTCATGTCAAATAGTCAAATATGTTTTGTATTGATCTGTCTTCTGCAGGGATTGGATGTCTTAAATATGCATATGTGTTATAATCTCCATTCATGTGCTACCCTTGGATCTCTTTCCAGATTG GTTCAATTGTTGCTGATCATGATTATCATGGATGAGAATGGGAAGAAG GCGCGGGTTTGTGAGACGGGTGCCTTCTCTTCCAGATTGACCACAGGAGAGGTCAATGCCTTGAAGGAGGAAGTGACAATCCTAAAAGGTCAACTTGCGGCTGAGGGCGAGCAGATGAGTATTATTGTATGGGCCTCACAGATGTTCCGTCTCCAAATCCCGATGCCAGCACTTGATCTTGCTCCACCTTCGACCTCCCAGTTCCTTTGCCCAACCGATACCAAGTAG